A region from the Microcebus murinus isolate Inina chromosome 3, M.murinus_Inina_mat1.0, whole genome shotgun sequence genome encodes:
- the MRPL30 gene encoding large ribosomal subunit protein uL30m isoform X2, producing MAGILCKVVQRPLGRLQVFQPSPEDHEKYGGDPQNPHKLHIVTRIRSTRRRPYWEKDVIKMLGLQKAHTPQVHKNIPSVNAKLKVVKHLIRIKPLKLPQGLPTEENMSNTCLKSTGELVVQWHLKPVEEETIKS from the exons ATGGCAGGGATTTTGTGCAAAGTAGTTCAGAGGCCCTTGGGTAGACTACAG GTGTTTCAGCCTTCACCTGAAGATCATGAAAAGTATGGTGGGGATCCACAGAACCCTCATAAACTACATATTGTTACCAGAATAAGAAGTACAAGAAGACGTCCATATTGGGAAAAAGATGTAATAAAGATGCTTGGATTACAAAAA GCACATACCCCTCAAGTTCACAAGAACATCCCTTCAGTGAATGCAAAACTGAAAGTGGTTAAACATTTGATAAG AATCAAGCCCCTGAAGTTGCCACAAGGACTTCCAACAGAAGAAAACATGTCTAATACGTGCCTCAAGAGCACTGGGGAATtagtagtgcagtggcatctgaAACCTGTTGAGGAGGAAACAATTAAGTCCTAA
- the MRPL30 gene encoding large ribosomal subunit protein uL30m isoform X1: protein MAGILCKVVQRPLGRLQTVTKGAESLICTDWIRHKFTRSRIPDKVFQPSPEDHEKYGGDPQNPHKLHIVTRIRSTRRRPYWEKDVIKMLGLQKAHTPQVHKNIPSVNAKLKVVKHLIRIKPLKLPQGLPTEENMSNTCLKSTGELVVQWHLKPVEEETIKS, encoded by the exons ATGGCAGGGATTTTGTGCAAAGTAGTTCAGAGGCCCTTGGGTAGACTACAG ACTGTGACAAAAGGTGCAGAATCTCTGATTTGTACAGACTGGATTCGTCACAAATTTACCAGGTCAAGAATTCCGGATAAA GTGTTTCAGCCTTCACCTGAAGATCATGAAAAGTATGGTGGGGATCCACAGAACCCTCATAAACTACATATTGTTACCAGAATAAGAAGTACAAGAAGACGTCCATATTGGGAAAAAGATGTAATAAAGATGCTTGGATTACAAAAA GCACATACCCCTCAAGTTCACAAGAACATCCCTTCAGTGAATGCAAAACTGAAAGTGGTTAAACATTTGATAAG AATCAAGCCCCTGAAGTTGCCACAAGGACTTCCAACAGAAGAAAACATGTCTAATACGTGCCTCAAGAGCACTGGGGAATtagtagtgcagtggcatctgaAACCTGTTGAGGAGGAAACAATTAAGTCCTAA
- the MRPL30 gene encoding large ribosomal subunit protein uL30m isoform X3, whose amino-acid sequence MGRFRLNVQRVLVFQPSPEDHEKYGGDPQNPHKLHIVTRIRSTRRRPYWEKDVIKMLGLQKAHTPQVHKNIPSVNAKLKVVKHLIRIKPLKLPQGLPTEENMSNTCLKSTGELVVQWHLKPVEEETIKS is encoded by the exons GTGTTTCAGCCTTCACCTGAAGATCATGAAAAGTATGGTGGGGATCCACAGAACCCTCATAAACTACATATTGTTACCAGAATAAGAAGTACAAGAAGACGTCCATATTGGGAAAAAGATGTAATAAAGATGCTTGGATTACAAAAA GCACATACCCCTCAAGTTCACAAGAACATCCCTTCAGTGAATGCAAAACTGAAAGTGGTTAAACATTTGATAAG AATCAAGCCCCTGAAGTTGCCACAAGGACTTCCAACAGAAGAAAACATGTCTAATACGTGCCTCAAGAGCACTGGGGAATtagtagtgcagtggcatctgaAACCTGTTGAGGAGGAAACAATTAAGTCCTAA